In Bacteroidota bacterium, the sequence CGGTTGAACGCGGTTGCCTGGGCCCATCGGGGCGTCCGCGACGGTCTGGCGCTTGCGCCACTTGGCGGCGGTCTTGCGATTGAGGCCGTGTTGCACGGCGAGGGCGCTCACGGTCTTCTGGGAGCGTTGGAGGGCTCGTCGGGTGGCGTGCGTGGTGCGGGCGCTGCCGTGTAGAAGTAGTCCCATAGGAGGTCGGGGTTAAAGTGGTCACAGGGTAGACCACGACACTCTGGGACTATACACCCTAGCGACTGGCGAATAGAGAAGCGTCGACGGGGGGGAATTCGTTTGACGCTGCCTCCGAACCCGATTTGCTTTCACACCGCCACACCGCCACACCGCCACACCGCCGCGGTATTTTGGGACGGCTGCCGCAGGTTCGCCGCACACGACCCTCGACCCTCGACCTCCAGCATGGCTCTCTCGTACTCGATCCGCGAAGGCCTCGCGGGCTTTGGCCGCGCCAAGTTTGCCACCGTCACCTCCGTGAGCGCGCTCGTGGTGGCGCTGGTGCTCATCGGGCTCTTCGGGCTGCTCCTCTGGCAGGGGCAGCAGGTCGCCCGTGCGCTCCAGCAGCAGGTCGGCGAGTTCCAGGTGTTCCTCGACCTCGGGGCGGACACCCGGACACAGCAGACCATCAACAACCGCCTCCTTGGCCATCCCGGGGTGGAAGCAGCGAGCTTCATCTCGCAGGAGCAGGCCTACCGTTCGTTCGTGCAGGACTTCGGCGAGGGCGCCGAGGATGTCGTTGGCGAGAACTTCCTTCCCGCCTCGTTTCGCGTGCAGGTAACGCCCGACTACGCCACCGCCGACAGCATCGACGCCATCGCAGCCACCGTCGAGCCGATGCGTGGCGTGGACGAGGTCGCCTACGACGCGGGCATCATCGAGCGGGTGCGCGAGAATCTCCAGGTGGTGCAGACGGTCGCGCTCGCGCTCGCGGTGCTGGTTGTGCTGACGGCGCTCTTCCTCGTGGGCAACACGATCCGGCTGACGATCTACGCGCGGCGCATGCTCATCCGCACGATGAAGCTCGTCGGCGCGACCAACAGCTTCATTCAGCGCCCCTT encodes:
- a CDS encoding IS481 family transposase — translated: MGLLLHGSARTTHATRRALQRSQKTVSALAVQHGLNRKTAAKWRKRQTVADAPMGPGNRVQP
- a CDS encoding permease-like cell division protein FtsX, which codes for MALSYSIREGLAGFGRAKFATVTSVSALVVALVLIGLFGLLLWQGQQVARALQQQVGEFQVFLDLGADTRTQQTINNRLLGHPGVEAASFISQEQAYRSFVQDFGEGAEDVVGENFLPASFRVQVTPDYATADSIDAIAATVEPMRGVDEVAYDAGIIERVRENLQVVQTVALALAVLVVLTALFLVGNTIRLTIYARRMLIRTMKLVGATNSFIQRPFLVEGIAQGLIAAVVACTVIWATYGALLGQIPQLAGRGWPLGSPFATFGAVFVLGALFGWLASWVAVRRFVQRITLS